Proteins from a genomic interval of Schistosoma mansoni strain Puerto Rico chromosome 2, complete genome:
- a CDS encoding putative sj-Ts4 protein, which translates to MTTFATRLCGYSVVGDTYKTALDVYNWVKKKESVGPIIQTAEDKAISVIKPIVESGIVQKIDDIACQHVLDRAEAACAQIKNTSNECIILPTASCALNIAEACANLYLPKDDDPKFSIGGDATPTERLVRLQHRASIHAVTLIHSTVDRANSLLSTLATYGSNLNQTVSKATIKNTFSQAIALYELAYSTAKAVSLPIVARCINVILENVRKLEDQIKESKGINWMDLKRLVTLLEHMKERFDVQEPVTEIELEPIPEKPSFSLSVTKY; encoded by the exons ATGACTACTTTCGCAACGCGATTATGTGGCTATTCTGTAGTTGGGGATACGTACAAGACAGCATTAGATGTTTACAACTGGGTCAAGAAAAAAGAGTCTGTAGGCCCAATTATCCAAACAGCTGAAGATAAAGCTATCTCTGTGATTAAACCAATTGTTGAGAGCG GAATTGTCCAAAAGATCGATGATATAGCTTGTCAACATGTGTTGGATCGTGCTGAAGCAGCGTGCGCACAGATTAAGAACACTTCAAATGAATGTATTATTCTACCCACTGCCAGCTGCGCCCTAAATATTGCGGAAGCTTGTGCTAATCTATACCTTCCGAAAGATGAT GACCCAAAGTTTTCTATAGGAGGTGATGCCACACCAACAGAACGACTCGTACGTCTACAACATAGGGCATCAATACATGCTGTTACATTAATTCATTCGACAGTTGATCGTGCTAATTCACTTCTATCCACTCTTGCTACATACGGAAGTAACCTAAATCAAACAGTTTCAAAGGCTACCATTAAAAATACCTTTTCACAAGCTATTGCTTTGTATGAACTAGCTTACTCTACTGCTAAGGCTGTAAGCCTTCCTATAGTCGCACGTTGTATCAATGTTATTCTCGAGAATGTTCGAAAACTTGAGGACCAAATTAAAGAG TCAAAAGGAATAAACTGGATGGATTTGAAAAGACTAGTGACTCTCCTTGAACATATGAAGGAACGTTTTGATGTACAAGAACCAGTTACAGAAATCGAACTCGAACCAATCCCTGAGAAGCCATCGTTCTCTCTT TCAGtaacaaaatattaa
- a CDS encoding putative sj-Ts4 protein: MTTFATRLCGYSVVGDTYKTALDVYNWVKKKESVGPIIQTAEDKAISVIKPIVESGIVQKIDDIACQHVLDRAEAACAQIKNTSNECIILPTASCALNIAEACANLYLPKDDDPKFSIGGDATPTERLVRLQHRASIHAVTLIHSTVDRANSLLSTLATYGSNLNQTVSKATIKNTFSQAIALYELAYSTAKAVSLPIVARCINVILENVRKLEDQIKESKGINWMDLKRLVTLLEHMKERFDVQEPVTEIELEPIPEKPSFSLTSVTLSSLNV; encoded by the exons ATGACTACTTTCGCAACGCGATTATGTGGCTATTCTGTAGTTGGGGATACGTACAAGACAGCATTAGATGTTTACAACTGGGTCAAGAAAAAAGAGTCTGTAGGCCCAATTATCCAAACAGCTGAAGATAAAGCTATCTCTGTGATTAAACCAATTGTTGAGAGCG GAATTGTCCAAAAGATCGATGATATAGCTTGTCAACATGTGTTGGATCGTGCTGAAGCAGCGTGCGCACAGATTAAGAACACTTCAAATGAATGTATTATTCTACCCACTGCCAGCTGCGCCCTAAATATTGCGGAAGCTTGTGCTAATCTATACCTTCCGAAAGATGAT GACCCAAAGTTTTCTATAGGAGGTGATGCCACACCAACAGAACGACTCGTACGTCTACAACATAGGGCATCAATACATGCTGTTACATTAATTCATTCGACAGTTGATCGTGCTAATTCACTTCTATCCACTCTTGCTACATACGGAAGTAACCTAAATCAAACAGTTTCAAAGGCTACCATTAAAAATACCTTTTCACAAGCTATTGCTTTGTATGAACTAGCTTACTCTACTGCTAAGGCTGTAAGCCTTCCTATAGTCGCACGTTGTATCAATGTTATTCTCGAGAATGTTCGAAAACTTGAGGACCAAATTAAAGAG TCAAAAGGAATAAACTGGATGGATTTGAAAAGACTAGTGACTCTCCTTGAACATATGAAGGAACGTTTTGATGTACAAGAACCAGTTACAGAAATCGAACTCGAACCAATCCCTGAGAAGCCATCGTTCTCTCTT ACTTCTGTCACACTATCCAGTTTAAACGTATAA
- a CDS encoding putative sj-Ts4 protein: MTTFATRLCGYSVVGDTYKTALDVYNWVKKKESVGPIIQTAEDKAISVIKPIVESGIVQKIDDIACQHVLDRAEAACAQIKNTSNECIILPTASCALNIAEACANLYLPKDDDPKFSIGGDATPTERLVRLQHRASIHAVTLIHSTVDRANSLLSTLATYGSNLNQTVSKATIKNTFSQAIALYELAYSTAKAVSLPIVARCINVILENVRKLEDQIKESKGINWMDLKRLVTLLEHMKERFDVQEPVTEIELEPIPEKPSFSLICVLQYFCHTIQFKRIM, translated from the exons ATGACTACTTTCGCAACGCGATTATGTGGCTATTCTGTAGTTGGGGATACGTACAAGACAGCATTAGATGTTTACAACTGGGTCAAGAAAAAAGAGTCTGTAGGCCCAATTATCCAAACAGCTGAAGATAAAGCTATCTCTGTGATTAAACCAATTGTTGAGAGCG GAATTGTCCAAAAGATCGATGATATAGCTTGTCAACATGTGTTGGATCGTGCTGAAGCAGCGTGCGCACAGATTAAGAACACTTCAAATGAATGTATTATTCTACCCACTGCCAGCTGCGCCCTAAATATTGCGGAAGCTTGTGCTAATCTATACCTTCCGAAAGATGAT GACCCAAAGTTTTCTATAGGAGGTGATGCCACACCAACAGAACGACTCGTACGTCTACAACATAGGGCATCAATACATGCTGTTACATTAATTCATTCGACAGTTGATCGTGCTAATTCACTTCTATCCACTCTTGCTACATACGGAAGTAACCTAAATCAAACAGTTTCAAAGGCTACCATTAAAAATACCTTTTCACAAGCTATTGCTTTGTATGAACTAGCTTACTCTACTGCTAAGGCTGTAAGCCTTCCTATAGTCGCACGTTGTATCAATGTTATTCTCGAGAATGTTCGAAAACTTGAGGACCAAATTAAAGAG TCAAAAGGAATAAACTGGATGGATTTGAAAAGACTAGTGACTCTCCTTGAACATATGAAGGAACGTTTTGATGTACAAGAACCAGTTACAGAAATCGAACTCGAACCAATCCCTGAGAAGCCATCGTTCTCTCTT ATCTGTGTACTGCAAT ACTTCTGTCACACTATCCAGTTTAAACGTATAATGTAG